From one Sphaeramia orbicularis chromosome 9, fSphaOr1.1, whole genome shotgun sequence genomic stretch:
- the kctd9a gene encoding BTB/POZ domain-containing protein KCTD9a has translation MRRVTLFVNGTSKNGKVVAVYGTLSDLLSVASNKLGIKASCLYNGKGGLIDDITLIRDDDVLYVSEGDPFIDPQNEVKLTSEQPGAHTDWLTLNIGGRLFTTTRSTLVSKEPESMLAHMFREKDVWGNKQDEHGAYLIDRSPEYFEPILNYLRHGQLIINEGINIRGVLEEARFFGIEQLAEQLEVAIKNSQPPEDHSPISRKELVRFLLATPTKSELRCQGLNFSGADLSRLDLRYINFKMANLSRCNLAHANLCCSNLERADLSGANLDGANLQGVKMLCSNAEGASLKGCNFEDPSGLKANLEGANLKGVDMEGSQMTGINLRVATLKNAKLKNCNLRGATLAGTDLENCDLSGCDLQEANLRGSNVKGAIFEEMLTPLHMSQSVR, from the exons ATGAGAAGAGTTACGTTATTTGTTAACGGAACATCTAAAAACGGCAAG gtTGTAGCAGTGTACGGGACCTTGTCCGATTTACTATCAGTAGCAAGCAATAAGTTAGGAATCAAAGCCTCCTGTttatacaatggaaagggtggTCTCATAGACGACATTACCCTTATTAG AGATGACGACGTGTTATATGTATCAGAAGGAGATCCATTCATTG ATCCTCAGAATGAAGTCAAGCTTACATCTGAGCAACCTGGAGCACATACTGACTGGCTGACCCTTAACATTGGTGGTCGTCTCTTCACCACCACCAG GAGCACCTTGGTCAGCAAAGAACCAGAGAGTATGCTTGCTCATATGTTTCGAGAGAAAG ATGTGTGGGGAAACAAGCAGGATGAACATGGGGCATATCTAATCGACCGCAGCCCTGAATACTTTGAACCTATTCTCAACTACTTGAGGCATGGGCAGCTCATTATCAATGAAGGCATCAATATAAGAG GTGTCCTGGAAGAGGCTCGGTTCTTTGGGATTGAGCAGCTTGCTGAACAGCTTGAAGTAGCAATCAAG AACTCGCAACCACCTGAGGACCATTCTCCCATTTCACGAAAGGAATTAGTTCGTTTTCTTCTGGCAACACCTACCAAGTCAGAGCTTCGCTGCCAG GGTCTTAATTTCAGTGGGGCTGATTTGTCCCGACTTGATTTGCGTTACATCAATTTCAAGATGGCTAATCTCAGCCGCTGCAATCTGGCACACGCCAATTTATGTTGTTCCAATCTGGAGCGGGCTGATCTGTCTGGAGCCAATCTGGAT GGTGCCAACTTACAAGGAGTGAAGATGCTCTGTTCAAATGCTGAAGGTGCTTCTCTCAAAGGATGCAACTTTGAAGATCCATCTGGACTGAAGGCAAATCTGGAAG GTGCAAACCTGAAGGGAGTTGACATGGAGGGTAGCCAAATGACCGGCATCAACCTGCGTGTGGCCACTCTCAAAAATGCAAAGCTGAAGAACTGTAACCTGCGGGGAGCCACTTTAGCAGGGACTGATCTGGAG AACTGTGATCTTTCCGGCTGCGACTTACAAGAAGCCAACTTGAGAGGGTCCAATGTAAAAGGAGCCATTTTTGAAGAGATGCTGACCCCCCTGCACATGTCGCAGAGTGTCAGATAA
- the LOC115426334 gene encoding progonadoliberin-1-like: MINSAVAFTRDIRQQQRETPCFFHRRMALKTSALVLLLLGLMVPQSLCQHWSYGLNPGGKRELSSLSDTFGSRVERFPHVDTPCSTVGCAEESQLAKIYRMKGLLGSVTENGQGTYKK; this comes from the exons ATGATAAACAGTGCAGTAGCATTCACAAGGGACATCAGACAACAGCAAAGAGAAACTCCCTGCTTTTTCCACAGGAG AATGGCTCTGAAGACCTCAGCTCTGGTGCTCCTTCTTTTGGGTTTGATGGTGCCGCAGAGCCTCTGTCAGCACTGGTCCTATGGACTGAACCCAGGAGGGAAGAGGGAGCTCAGCAGTCTGTCAGACACCTTTGGAAGT AGAGTGGAACGGTTTCCACATGTGGACACACCCTGCAGTACTGTGGGCTGTGCAGAGGAATCACAGTTGGCCAAAATTTACAGAATGAAAGGACTGTTA gGCTCTGTGACAGAAAATGGACAAGGaacatataaaaaatga